A portion of the Streptomyces erythrochromogenes genome contains these proteins:
- a CDS encoding MerR family transcriptional regulator, with amino-acid sequence MGFSVGQVAGFAGVTVRTLHHYDGIGLLSPSGRSSAGHRRYDDADLDRLQRILFYRELGFPLDEVAVLLDDPQSDPQEHLRRQHALLTDRIARLQQMAKAVEHAMEAKKMGINLTPEEKFEVFGDQDPEQHAQEVEERWGDTEAYAESQRRAASYTKDDWQRIQDESAEWGRRYVAAMDAGEPADGERAMDLAEEHRLHIHKWFYDCPYEMHTCLGEMYVADERFTAFYDAMKPGFAAHLRDAILANGVRNV; translated from the coding sequence GGGATCGGCCTGCTCTCCCCGAGCGGCCGCAGCAGCGCGGGACACCGGCGGTACGACGACGCCGACCTGGACCGGCTGCAGCGGATCCTGTTCTACCGGGAGCTCGGCTTCCCCCTCGACGAGGTCGCGGTCCTGCTGGACGACCCGCAATCGGACCCACAGGAGCATCTGCGCCGGCAGCATGCCCTGCTGACCGACCGGATCGCCCGGCTCCAGCAGATGGCCAAGGCCGTTGAGCACGCCATGGAGGCGAAGAAGATGGGCATCAACCTCACGCCCGAGGAGAAGTTCGAGGTCTTCGGGGACCAGGACCCGGAGCAGCACGCGCAGGAGGTCGAGGAGCGCTGGGGCGACACCGAGGCGTACGCCGAGTCGCAGCGCCGGGCGGCCTCGTACACGAAGGACGACTGGCAGCGGATCCAGGACGAGTCCGCCGAATGGGGCCGCCGGTACGTGGCGGCCATGGACGCGGGCGAGCCCGCCGACGGCGAGCGCGCGATGGACCTGGCCGAGGAACACCGCCTGCACATCCACAAGTGGTTCTACGACTGCCCGTACGAGATGCACACGTGCCTCGGTGAGATGTACGTGGCGGACGAGCGCTTCACGGCGTTCTACGACGCGATGAAGCCGGGCTTCGCCGCGCACCTGCGCGACGCGATCCTCGCGAACGGCGTGCGCAACGTGTAA